The following proteins come from a genomic window of Geomonas sp. RF6:
- a CDS encoding glycosyltransferase WbsX family protein: MRKKVRAIAFYLPQFHPVPENDAWWGPGFTEWTNTAKAKPLFRGHYQPHVPADLGFYDLRLPEARVAQAAMAREYGIEGFCYYHYWFGGKRILERPFEEVLESGKPDFPFCLCWANETWTGVWHGLEKQILIEQTYPEGEDLRQHIEYLVRAFCDPRYMKIEGKPIFLVYRPLDIPILQKFVGDLRRAAEKAGLSGVHLVGVVTPRNWQPDSSGFDASARPLLSRRNWVSLRHPVKWLRHRYRKLSGKPIIRDYRTVLPELLPPRVPGITEYPCVFPNWDNTPRCGSNGIVLHGSTPELFRLHLRQALDLTDGVPPEGNLLFIKSWNEWAEGNHLEPDLRYGRAYLEVLHEELIGAGA; the protein is encoded by the coding sequence ATGAGGAAAAAAGTACGCGCCATTGCCTTCTATCTCCCCCAGTTCCATCCCGTTCCTGAAAACGACGCGTGGTGGGGACCCGGCTTCACCGAGTGGACCAATACCGCCAAGGCGAAACCGCTGTTCCGGGGGCATTACCAGCCCCACGTCCCCGCCGATCTCGGTTTCTACGACCTGCGCCTACCCGAGGCGCGCGTGGCGCAGGCGGCGATGGCCCGCGAATACGGCATCGAGGGGTTTTGCTATTACCATTACTGGTTCGGTGGCAAGCGCATCCTGGAGCGCCCCTTCGAGGAGGTGCTGGAAAGCGGCAAGCCGGACTTCCCTTTTTGCCTGTGCTGGGCAAACGAGACGTGGACGGGAGTGTGGCACGGGCTTGAAAAGCAGATCCTCATCGAGCAGACCTACCCGGAAGGGGAGGACCTGCGCCAGCACATCGAGTACCTGGTCAGGGCCTTTTGCGACCCGCGTTACATGAAGATAGAGGGAAAGCCCATTTTCCTGGTGTACCGGCCTCTGGACATCCCCATTTTGCAGAAGTTCGTCGGCGACCTGCGCCGCGCAGCAGAGAAGGCGGGGCTGAGCGGGGTGCACCTGGTAGGCGTCGTGACGCCGAGGAACTGGCAGCCCGATTCATCGGGGTTTGACGCCTCGGCGCGCCCCCTTTTGTCCCGCCGTAACTGGGTGTCGTTGCGTCACCCCGTCAAGTGGCTGCGTCATCGCTATCGCAAGCTATCCGGCAAGCCGATCATCCGCGACTACCGCACAGTGCTGCCGGAGCTCCTCCCCCCCCGGGTGCCCGGGATCACAGAGTATCCCTGCGTCTTTCCCAACTGGGACAATACGCCTCGCTGCGGCAGTAACGGCATCGTGCTTCACGGCTCCACTCCCGAGCTATTCCGCCTCCATTTGCGCCAAGCTCTGGATCTTACCGACGGGGTTCCCCCCGAAGGGAACCTTCTCTTCATCAAGTCCTGGAATGAATGGGCGGAGGGGAACCACCTCGAGCCCGATCTCAGGTATGGAAGGGCGTATCTGGAGGTGTTGCACGAAGAGCTGATCGGTGCCGGAGCATGA
- a CDS encoding Ig-like domain-containing protein, with the protein MVVVKGKCGRRLPLFLATLHVLFILLASAAPSFAASVILDWDPSTDADLSGYKVYYQADSAAIPFKGTGATQGSAPIDVANTTTATVDGLDPARSYFFAVTAYNSVGTESVYSNIIEIPEAVAPIVTISSPLASASVSGTVPVTASASDNVGVAKVEFYINGALKAAVTAAPYVYSWNTSALPPGSYTLSAKAYDAAGNVGQSAGVAVKVAGDVVPPTVSVTSPTANTAVTGSVTVSASATDNVGVTKTEVYDNGTLAFVSNQSSVSYAWDTTRAASGTHALVAKAYDAAGNVGQSSTVVVTVGTDATPPAVALTSPLAGSTVRGAVSVSANATDAVGVTRVEFYVQGAIAATTTTAPYSFTWNTASVANGSYTLTAKAYDAAGNIGRSGTVTVTVSNDKTAPSVSLTSPVAGTKVGGTVAVTAAATDNVGVGKVSFFVNGVLKSTDTTAPYSYSWTTTAFANGSYTLTAKAYDAAGNVGQSGSVTVTVYNDKTAPTVTLLSPTSSYFKGTSLAVKASGTDNVGIKKMLLYIDGVLKYTTTYSSFSTSVALAAGQHTIVVKAYDAANNVGTVTKTVTLY; encoded by the coding sequence GTGGTGGTAGTGAAAGGTAAGTGCGGCAGGAGACTGCCTTTATTTCTGGCAACGCTTCACGTTCTCTTCATCCTGCTGGCGTCGGCGGCGCCGAGCTTTGCCGCCAGTGTCATTCTCGACTGGGATCCCTCAACCGATGCGGATCTCTCCGGGTACAAGGTGTACTACCAGGCGGACTCCGCGGCTATTCCTTTCAAGGGGACTGGTGCGACGCAGGGGAGTGCCCCGATTGATGTCGCCAATACGACGACAGCTACCGTCGACGGACTCGATCCCGCCCGTTCCTACTTCTTTGCCGTAACCGCCTATAATTCCGTCGGGACGGAAAGCGTCTACTCAAACATCATCGAAATCCCCGAAGCTGTCGCTCCGATCGTGACCATCAGCTCTCCCTTGGCATCCGCCTCCGTCAGCGGTACCGTCCCCGTTACCGCCAGTGCTTCCGACAATGTCGGGGTCGCAAAGGTGGAGTTTTACATCAACGGCGCGCTCAAGGCAGCCGTCACAGCCGCACCGTACGTCTACTCCTGGAATACCTCTGCGCTCCCCCCCGGAAGCTATACCCTTTCGGCAAAGGCCTATGACGCTGCCGGGAATGTCGGACAGTCAGCCGGCGTCGCCGTGAAGGTAGCAGGGGATGTCGTTCCACCAACCGTCTCCGTTACCTCACCGACAGCCAATACAGCCGTCACCGGCTCTGTGACGGTTTCTGCCAGCGCAACCGACAACGTGGGCGTGACAAAGACGGAGGTGTACGACAACGGGACCCTCGCCTTTGTCAGCAACCAGAGCTCGGTATCCTACGCCTGGGACACGACGCGTGCCGCCTCCGGCACCCATGCACTTGTGGCCAAGGCATACGACGCCGCAGGGAATGTCGGCCAGTCCTCCACTGTCGTGGTCACTGTCGGGACCGACGCCACCCCCCCGGCGGTTGCCCTGACTTCGCCCCTTGCCGGGAGCACCGTGCGCGGTGCAGTCAGCGTCTCGGCCAATGCCACTGACGCCGTCGGCGTGACCCGGGTGGAGTTTTATGTCCAGGGAGCGATCGCTGCCACCACGACGACCGCTCCGTACAGCTTCACCTGGAACACCGCCTCCGTCGCAAACGGCTCTTATACCCTCACCGCGAAAGCGTACGACGCCGCAGGCAATATCGGGCGGTCCGGCACCGTGACCGTCACCGTTTCCAATGACAAGACAGCTCCGTCAGTCTCCCTTACCTCGCCTGTCGCCGGCACCAAAGTGGGCGGGACCGTGGCGGTCACGGCCGCTGCTACCGACAATGTAGGAGTCGGCAAGGTTTCCTTTTTTGTGAACGGGGTGTTGAAAAGTACCGATACCACCGCGCCCTATAGCTACAGCTGGACTACCACGGCTTTTGCCAATGGAAGCTATACCCTCACCGCCAAGGCCTACGACGCCGCCGGTAACGTCGGGCAGTCGGGATCCGTCACGGTCACCGTCTACAACGACAAAACTGCCCCTACCGTGACATTGCTCTCCCCGACGTCGAGCTATTTCAAAGGCACCTCTCTTGCCGTCAAGGCGTCGGGCACCGACAATGTCGGCATCAAGAAGATGCTGCTGTACATCGACGGCGTGCTGAAGTACACGACGACTTACAGCTCCTTTTCCACCTCAGTTGCCCTCGCTGCGGGACAACACACCATCGTGGTGAAAGCTTACGACGCTGCGAACAATGTAGGTACCGTGACGAAAACGGTGACTCTTTACTAA
- a CDS encoding glycosyltransferase family 2 protein, whose product MNPVVSVVIPTYNSASTLRDCVTSVLAQTHKSLEVIIVDDGSSDDTVTIARSFGGPVVVLTKENGGPASARNLGIRKCSGEFIAFMDSDDLWLPTKVERQVAVARSAKKPALVFTGVQRTLGPGMIPPSPQYKLYSGENPLTYATLWAKNWITTSSVLAHRLVFEDLLFDEDPLIEGAEDFDLWLRIANRHPIWYLDEVLTIYLVSGGGHSRSNMERTYLALNRMYDKLAPLSERHHLSARDLNWKRFELNKIFGIRFFQCGNISVAKSYLRNARSASWYDLSLMYFSLLTFLPESSLEFLRRIKKSRMFGAVNGIARHC is encoded by the coding sequence TTGAACCCGGTTGTTTCGGTAGTGATACCTACGTACAACTCTGCATCAACCCTCCGCGACTGTGTCACATCGGTCCTTGCTCAGACTCACAAGTCGCTGGAGGTGATCATCGTCGATGACGGATCGTCGGACGACACTGTCACGATTGCGCGCTCTTTTGGCGGCCCCGTGGTGGTCCTGACGAAGGAAAATGGCGGTCCGGCCAGTGCCCGCAATTTGGGGATCAGGAAGTGTAGTGGTGAGTTCATCGCTTTTATGGACTCAGACGATCTCTGGCTTCCCACGAAGGTAGAGCGACAAGTCGCTGTCGCCCGCTCAGCTAAGAAACCGGCACTGGTCTTCACGGGCGTGCAAAGGACTTTGGGGCCGGGTATGATACCCCCTTCTCCGCAATATAAACTCTACAGCGGTGAAAATCCACTCACTTACGCGACTCTTTGGGCGAAGAACTGGATTACCACATCGAGTGTTCTGGCACACCGTCTGGTGTTTGAGGACCTGCTCTTTGACGAGGATCCCCTCATTGAAGGGGCAGAGGACTTCGACCTATGGCTGCGCATTGCGAACCGGCACCCGATCTGGTATCTCGACGAGGTGCTCACCATCTACCTCGTGTCGGGCGGCGGACACAGTCGCAGCAACATGGAGCGGACGTATCTGGCGCTTAATAGGATGTATGACAAGCTCGCTCCGCTGTCGGAACGCCACCATCTATCCGCACGAGATCTCAATTGGAAGAGGTTCGAACTAAACAAAATCTTCGGAATTCGTTTCTTTCAATGCGGGAATATATCTGTGGCAAAAAGCTACCTCCGGAACGCTCGGTCCGCCTCTTGGTATGACTTATCGCTCATGTATTTCTCCCTTCTAACGTTTCTTCCGGAGTCTTCCCTAGAGTTTCTTCGGAGGATAAAAAAGAGCCGGATGTTTGGAGCCGTCAATGGTATCGCTCGGCATTGCTAG
- a CDS encoding heparinase II/III family protein codes for MDKARKAKAPMPFTLFVFTVFCMLSTTKAARGLDASTVGTVYGDAAGLARVEILETQFRNMSIKSQHPRIILTPELITRAQARIQAQHYKWASIKSAAANDTIAAAFCYAVTGNNAYASIVYNNLMAETATSWTGSYTSNNVSGTDRKVAEWAIAFDWAYNGLTQQQREALVEKIAAAANIAGRAAWIRAGNRIQSTGGETFHREEWIFWAWRAWPEIVLANHLADADFCYKSRWRYDSIYGDAARAFAYLNDGTPLEGYQYGADGTSWFMALKSATGINLVDGADLHYDISAADYQLYSTDFGLNRNVLHHGVGLGAGGLATYSDTTGNDFNWKTKEYHSVATQLAATTNPYQQWIAKNILTFDKRGASSWIFTNEYYGEWKNFEDIATLLFYDPALPAIDPRQATYDQLPFAKHFDGGNEVYMRSSWADNAVIASFRSTPAFTKTSHGDFDVNSFALYRRGNLAPESGVYDTYQGQTNYIGYQKNTVAHNTLLLIDPANPDSPKKLGNNNPDPGGTEKTTTRTFGTIHPTFTSITNTFLLNKAANWGDIVAFDTSKAFDYAVGEAPKAYGTRATEFTRAVMFLRKAGDKSYVLVFDRVEASDSKFKKKLLLHTVNEPLLNGNVLSTEATGHIYTTDGDSYSATNVFNNSALYGKVLLPQDRRIRKVGGQGYEFWVDGSVPKNWGIDWTVLAADKERYMGGPIQEIGQWRLELMPAIQQQRDLFLNVMYVGDVDEKLPPVSRFVTSNSSLIGVLLEDSVTQNYVVIFNSAKYNTAATNTLSYSVGGTDPQNSLITHIITEVTPDTHFVVKQKGITIATPTSSHSGTISFTYKGGGSFAIEVASTSSVVPPGPLGGRRIQQ; via the coding sequence ATGGACAAAGCAAGGAAGGCGAAAGCCCCGATGCCATTCACGCTGTTTGTTTTCACGGTCTTCTGCATGCTCTCAACGACGAAGGCCGCACGTGGATTAGATGCATCCACGGTTGGAACAGTGTATGGCGATGCCGCTGGTCTTGCTCGGGTTGAGATTCTTGAGACTCAATTCCGCAATATGAGCATCAAGTCGCAACACCCACGTATCATCCTCACTCCTGAGCTGATCACGCGAGCTCAGGCACGAATTCAGGCGCAGCATTACAAATGGGCATCTATCAAGTCAGCTGCGGCTAATGATACTATCGCAGCAGCTTTTTGTTATGCCGTGACCGGAAATAACGCGTATGCATCCATTGTTTACAATAACCTCATGGCTGAGACCGCCACCTCTTGGACGGGGAGCTACACGTCAAATAACGTCTCCGGTACCGACCGCAAAGTTGCAGAATGGGCCATTGCCTTTGACTGGGCCTACAATGGCCTTACTCAACAGCAACGGGAGGCACTCGTAGAGAAAATTGCCGCTGCGGCAAACATAGCGGGCCGGGCCGCATGGATACGTGCCGGAAACCGAATTCAGAGTACCGGGGGGGAAACCTTTCACCGTGAGGAGTGGATATTTTGGGCATGGCGGGCTTGGCCTGAGATAGTGCTGGCGAATCATCTTGCTGATGCCGATTTCTGCTATAAGAGCAGGTGGAGATATGATTCCATTTATGGAGACGCTGCTAGAGCATTTGCTTATTTAAACGACGGGACACCTCTGGAGGGATACCAGTACGGTGCAGATGGAACTAGTTGGTTCATGGCCTTGAAGAGTGCGACAGGAATAAACCTCGTTGACGGTGCAGACCTGCACTATGATATTTCGGCTGCCGATTACCAGCTTTACAGCACAGACTTCGGGCTCAATAGAAATGTCCTCCATCACGGAGTTGGCCTTGGTGCCGGAGGTCTCGCAACCTATTCAGACACGACAGGAAATGACTTTAATTGGAAGACGAAGGAGTACCACTCGGTAGCTACTCAATTGGCAGCAACGACAAACCCATACCAGCAGTGGATTGCTAAAAATATACTTACATTCGATAAACGCGGTGCCTCCAGCTGGATTTTCACCAACGAATACTACGGCGAGTGGAAAAATTTTGAAGATATCGCAACCTTGCTATTTTACGATCCGGCGCTTCCTGCCATCGATCCGCGGCAGGCAACCTATGATCAATTGCCTTTTGCGAAACACTTTGACGGGGGAAATGAAGTCTACATGCGGTCCAGTTGGGCAGACAATGCAGTAATCGCCTCTTTCCGGTCTACTCCTGCTTTTACAAAAACCTCCCACGGCGACTTTGATGTCAACAGTTTTGCGTTGTACCGCAGAGGAAATTTGGCCCCGGAATCCGGAGTGTACGATACGTATCAGGGGCAGACAAACTATATAGGTTACCAGAAGAATACGGTGGCGCATAACACGCTTTTACTCATAGATCCTGCAAATCCGGACTCACCCAAAAAATTAGGGAACAATAACCCAGATCCAGGAGGAACAGAAAAAACCACGACGAGAACTTTCGGGACAATACATCCTACGTTTACTTCTATAACTAATACATTTTTGCTAAATAAGGCTGCCAACTGGGGAGATATTGTTGCCTTTGATACGAGTAAGGCTTTTGATTATGCAGTTGGCGAGGCACCAAAAGCGTATGGCACCCGTGCAACTGAATTCACGAGAGCTGTGATGTTTCTGCGCAAGGCGGGAGACAAGTCGTATGTTTTAGTATTCGATCGCGTTGAAGCATCTGATTCAAAGTTTAAGAAAAAGTTGCTATTGCACACTGTAAACGAACCTTTGCTCAATGGTAACGTCCTTAGTACAGAGGCCACTGGCCATATTTACACCACCGATGGTGACTCGTACTCAGCAACGAATGTTTTTAACAACTCGGCCCTGTATGGCAAGGTGTTACTTCCGCAAGACCGCCGGATCCGGAAGGTAGGAGGTCAAGGATACGAATTTTGGGTGGATGGAAGCGTTCCGAAGAACTGGGGAATTGACTGGACGGTTCTGGCAGCGGATAAGGAACGATATATGGGCGGACCCATCCAAGAGATCGGACAATGGCGTCTGGAACTGATGCCAGCAATTCAGCAGCAGCGTGACCTTTTTCTAAACGTTATGTATGTTGGCGACGTAGACGAAAAACTTCCCCCTGTCTCACGGTTTGTGACTTCAAATTCCTCGCTCATAGGAGTCTTGCTCGAAGACAGTGTTACACAGAACTACGTCGTGATTTTTAATTCTGCAAAGTACAATACAGCCGCCACCAACACCCTTAGCTACTCGGTCGGCGGCACTGATCCTCAAAACTCCCTCATAACACATATCATTACTGAGGTCACTCCCGACACGCACTTCGTCGTGAAGCAAAAGGGCATCACCATCGCCACTCCTACTTCATCTCACAGTGGGACCATCTCCTTCACCTATAAAGGCGGCGGTTCTTTTGCTATCGAAGTTGCCTCCACGTCTTCCGTTGTCCCGCCGGGACCGCTTGGTGGGAGGCGTATACAACAGTAG
- a CDS encoding glycosyltransferase — protein sequence MIKVLHLLESFVTGGAENVVFELCRGLHQASFDSTVIAIRDGDMFERFSGVANVDVVPKRKGPDPTLLFRLRDRIRVLNVDVVHVVNGLTVVNYGVTAARLAGIPVVASVHGASHLMQTGFAPTVWRRMLKAADMRVAVSDDIRKRLKMCLGSDVPVQLVYNAIDELSTVPDPEFRTACFGEWGIPEDATVAVCVANLREVKGHKFLIQAVSRVVRTVSSFHLLLIGTGPLEASIREAAYGLGVESHIHFAGLRKDVPACLQLCDIFVLPSISEGTPLCLLEAMRAALPVVASRVGGIPEIVVDGVTGNLVPPEDPTVLATSILHLIQRPELSKRYGEQGRARLRNAFTLPLFLNRYAKLFEEVSAKRSFLCAYGVAS from the coding sequence ATGATTAAGGTCCTTCATCTTTTGGAGTCATTTGTTACAGGCGGCGCTGAGAACGTCGTTTTCGAGCTCTGCCGGGGCCTGCACCAAGCAAGCTTCGATTCCACCGTCATTGCAATACGGGACGGGGATATGTTTGAAAGATTCTCAGGTGTAGCTAATGTTGATGTGGTTCCGAAACGTAAGGGGCCTGATCCTACTCTGTTGTTTCGTCTCAGGGATAGAATACGGGTGCTGAACGTTGATGTAGTGCATGTAGTAAACGGGCTAACAGTTGTTAATTACGGCGTAACGGCTGCTAGATTGGCAGGCATCCCTGTGGTTGCCTCCGTGCATGGCGCCAGTCACTTGATGCAGACTGGCTTCGCTCCTACGGTATGGCGCCGAATGCTGAAAGCTGCGGATATGAGAGTGGCGGTTTCGGATGACATCAGGAAACGGTTGAAGATGTGTCTGGGAAGTGACGTGCCAGTGCAACTTGTTTATAACGCAATCGATGAGTTATCTACAGTACCGGATCCTGAATTCCGTACTGCGTGTTTCGGGGAGTGGGGGATACCTGAGGATGCGACCGTCGCTGTATGCGTCGCAAATCTGCGGGAAGTAAAGGGCCATAAATTTCTGATCCAAGCTGTGTCTCGCGTCGTCAGAACTGTATCGAGCTTTCATTTACTCTTGATAGGAACAGGACCCTTGGAAGCTTCTATAAGGGAAGCTGCTTACGGATTAGGGGTTGAGAGCCATATACATTTCGCCGGTCTTCGTAAAGATGTCCCCGCATGTCTACAGCTGTGCGATATCTTTGTGCTCCCCTCTATCTCGGAAGGAACCCCCCTCTGTCTCCTGGAGGCAATGAGAGCCGCGCTCCCTGTCGTTGCATCCAGAGTCGGAGGGATCCCTGAGATAGTTGTTGATGGCGTCACTGGCAACCTAGTGCCGCCAGAAGATCCGACTGTACTTGCAACCTCTATCTTACATCTCATCCAGCGTCCAGAGTTATCGAAGAGGTACGGCGAACAGGGGAGGGCAAGATTGAGGAACGCGTTCACCCTCCCGCTTTTCTTGAACCGATATGCAAAACTTTTCGAAGAAGTCTCCGCTAAACGTTCCTTCTTGTGTGCATACGGGGTAGCATCATGA
- a CDS encoding glycosyltransferase family 2 protein, with amino-acid sequence MSRISVIIPAYNAAATIARAVHSVLRQELAPYEVIVVDDGSQDGTSRLVEERFADRVRLVRQANAGPAAARNRGIKEATAEYIAFLDADDEWHPGKLQIQLAAFSANPAAGLCFTDMSHWENDEEVHVSYLHERGFRHVSGGAIYENLLHECFVFTPSVVIPRVILERVGGFNECLRIAEDYDLWLRIAHDYNFIFIDQPLLRRHRNAQNITNNLLLYAEDSLSMMEQLLTRQKGNARHEAIIRKRLSIMHNDAGYHCRRKGMMSLARQHYLKSLSRCLNLISARGLLATIYHDIFWKSRS; translated from the coding sequence ATGAGCCGCATTTCGGTGATCATACCGGCCTACAATGCCGCAGCAACCATTGCAAGGGCGGTGCACTCCGTGCTGCGGCAGGAACTCGCGCCGTACGAAGTGATCGTGGTGGATGACGGCTCGCAGGACGGCACCTCACGCCTCGTCGAGGAGCGCTTCGCCGACCGGGTGAGGCTGGTGCGTCAGGCCAATGCCGGCCCTGCTGCCGCACGCAACCGCGGCATTAAGGAGGCTACTGCAGAGTATATAGCCTTTCTCGATGCGGACGACGAGTGGCATCCGGGAAAGCTGCAGATTCAACTTGCTGCATTTTCGGCCAACCCGGCGGCGGGACTGTGTTTCACGGACATGTCTCACTGGGAAAATGACGAAGAAGTTCACGTTTCGTACCTACACGAGCGTGGCTTCCGACACGTATCAGGGGGAGCTATCTACGAAAACCTGCTGCACGAATGCTTCGTGTTCACGCCTTCGGTCGTGATCCCGCGAGTTATTCTGGAGAGGGTTGGCGGCTTTAACGAGTGTCTGCGCATCGCCGAGGACTACGATCTCTGGTTGCGCATCGCGCACGACTACAACTTTATCTTCATCGACCAACCATTGTTGCGCAGACACCGAAACGCTCAAAACATAACGAACAACCTGTTGCTCTATGCTGAGGACTCCCTTTCGATGATGGAACAGCTCCTTACTCGACAAAAGGGGAATGCCCGCCATGAGGCCATCATTCGAAAGAGATTGTCGATAATGCATAATGACGCCGGATACCACTGCCGGCGTAAGGGAATGATGTCCCTTGCTCGACAGCACTACCTAAAAAGCCTGTCTCGTTGCCTCAACCTGATTTCCGCGAGGGGACTGCTGGCTACAATCTATCACGATATATTCTGGAAGAGCAGGTCCTAA
- a CDS encoding glycosyltransferase family 4 protein, giving the protein MQPNLGVFVRNRLEALSAFTEVQVVAPVPWVPSCCPGNRARLYRLIPAKECIGGLETYHPRYLVTPKVLRRLYGMMYFRSIVGFIRKLHRENPFDIIDVHWAYPDGYAGVALANLLGVPVSVSLRGSDIHTYTKKAAIRKLIVHTLQQADLIIPVAQSMVSLVENLGVSPERVLVVPNGVNGSIFTPMDRAEARAKVGLRTGSTVVLSVGRLEKPKRFDLLLRACTKLRQGIKADLQLVIVGDGSLGEELKTLVIEHGMTENVLFVGEVENKDLAPWYCAADLFCLASDNEGCPNVLLEAAACGTPIVASNVGGVPELVSRENGLVVPENTIESWSRCILAAMDARWDPSKISSTVLHRTWENIGQQVFEGFCACRCAPRR; this is encoded by the coding sequence ATGCAACCGAACCTTGGTGTCTTCGTCCGTAACAGGTTAGAGGCTCTATCAGCATTTACCGAGGTGCAGGTGGTTGCGCCCGTGCCATGGGTACCTTCCTGTTGTCCCGGGAATAGGGCGCGCCTTTATAGGTTGATACCCGCAAAGGAATGTATAGGAGGGCTAGAAACATATCATCCCCGGTACCTTGTCACTCCCAAAGTTCTCCGCCGGCTCTACGGGATGATGTACTTTCGATCAATTGTGGGCTTTATTAGGAAACTCCACCGAGAGAATCCTTTTGATATCATCGATGTCCACTGGGCGTACCCAGATGGCTACGCTGGGGTCGCCCTTGCCAATCTGTTGGGTGTTCCTGTTTCAGTCTCTCTGCGAGGGAGTGATATCCACACCTATACCAAAAAAGCGGCAATCAGGAAACTGATTGTCCATACCCTGCAACAAGCTGATCTCATTATCCCGGTGGCACAATCCATGGTCTCCCTCGTAGAAAATCTAGGCGTTTCACCGGAGCGCGTGCTTGTTGTGCCTAACGGAGTCAATGGGAGCATTTTTACCCCTATGGACCGTGCAGAGGCCCGCGCAAAAGTGGGGCTACGAACCGGCAGCACCGTTGTTCTTTCCGTGGGGCGACTCGAAAAACCGAAGCGCTTCGACCTTCTCCTGCGTGCCTGTACCAAACTGCGCCAAGGCATCAAGGCTGACCTCCAGTTGGTGATCGTCGGAGATGGTAGCTTGGGGGAAGAACTGAAAACATTGGTGATCGAGCATGGCATGACGGAAAATGTTCTTTTTGTCGGTGAAGTTGAAAACAAGGATCTCGCACCGTGGTATTGCGCTGCGGACCTCTTCTGCCTGGCCAGTGACAATGAAGGCTGTCCGAATGTCCTGTTGGAAGCCGCTGCTTGCGGAACTCCGATCGTAGCTTCAAACGTTGGAGGGGTTCCTGAACTTGTGTCACGAGAGAATGGTCTGGTGGTACCGGAAAATACTATTGAATCCTGGAGTCGCTGCATACTCGCGGCGATGGATGCACGATGGGATCCGTCGAAAATAAGTTCCACTGTGCTTCATCGGACTTGGGAAAATATCGGACAGCAGGTCTTCGAGGGATTCTGCGCATGCCGCTGTGCACCGCGGCGATGA
- a CDS encoding O-antigen ligase family protein: MVSLGIASLGVSCFMMKSLKCPIVGYLLMLVLIIAKPYIYDIFPEMYTVLHGPLVLGGFLLGLCVLTGAPSELTARSLKTFGWLTGFLIVCWLTHALGEGGGGPHRYLGEITNMWLLFFIGICVVRNSSDLKNLQYWLSATFIFVAAAAYYHYRVLGWEMPLPSRRLVDRNEFASTLAAVAPLFMYLILTAKSTFPRSIGIFGVILIIICVIPSYSRGAFLSLGIALALCSTMAQDKKAYFIVLSVAALLGAARVSSTYIERISSTVDYKEEASAAGRIATYGAAIYMVRSAPILGVGVGGFNDNFWNYCPEKYRQFCNPGKSVHNIYLQVLSETGILGFTAFSAFLLSALAPLRGMLTRRPESSHEMLAYAFGISCVVLLFSYAFLPGAYNSFIYPLLASFIASVSVTQGKSVRND; encoded by the coding sequence ATGGTATCGCTCGGCATTGCTAGTCTTGGCGTTTCCTGCTTCATGATGAAATCGCTCAAGTGCCCCATCGTCGGATACCTCTTGATGCTCGTGCTCATTATAGCCAAGCCGTATATCTACGATATCTTTCCTGAGATGTATACCGTGTTGCATGGCCCCCTCGTCCTTGGAGGCTTCCTCCTGGGACTCTGCGTTCTTACCGGTGCCCCAAGCGAACTGACCGCTCGATCATTGAAGACTTTCGGCTGGCTCACTGGCTTTCTCATTGTTTGCTGGCTCACCCACGCTTTAGGGGAAGGAGGTGGCGGACCCCACCGGTATCTCGGCGAGATAACGAACATGTGGCTGCTCTTTTTCATCGGCATCTGTGTGGTCAGAAATTCCTCCGACCTAAAGAACCTCCAGTACTGGCTGTCTGCTACCTTCATCTTCGTGGCCGCCGCCGCCTATTATCATTACCGCGTCCTTGGGTGGGAGATGCCGCTTCCTTCCCGGCGTCTGGTTGATCGGAACGAGTTCGCATCTACGTTGGCTGCGGTGGCGCCCCTCTTCATGTACCTAATCCTGACGGCAAAGAGCACGTTTCCCCGGAGCATCGGGATCTTTGGAGTTATCCTAATCATAATTTGCGTCATTCCGAGCTATTCGCGCGGAGCTTTCTTAAGCCTTGGTATCGCTCTAGCCCTGTGCTCAACGATGGCACAGGATAAGAAAGCCTACTTCATCGTTCTGAGCGTGGCTGCACTCTTAGGGGCCGCTAGAGTCTCCAGCACTTACATTGAGAGGATCTCCAGCACCGTCGACTATAAGGAAGAAGCCTCAGCTGCTGGAAGGATAGCGACATACGGTGCTGCCATATATATGGTCCGTTCTGCACCCATTCTGGGGGTCGGTGTCGGAGGTTTCAATGACAACTTCTGGAATTACTGTCCAGAAAAGTACCGTCAGTTTTGCAATCCGGGAAAGAGTGTCCACAACATCTACTTACAGGTCCTCTCTGAAACAGGGATCCTAGGCTTCACTGCTTTCTCGGCGTTTCTGCTCTCGGCACTTGCCCCGTTGCGAGGCATGCTGACGCGTCGCCCAGAGTCTAGCCACGAGATGCTGGCGTATGCCTTCGGGATCTCCTGTGTGGTGCTGCTATTCTCGTACGCTTTTTTGCCTGGCGCGTACAACTCCTTTATCTACCCTCTTCTGGCAAGCTTCATTGCCTCGGTGTCAGTCACTCAAGGAAAGAGCGTGCGTAATGATTAA